A genome region from Natronosalvus rutilus includes the following:
- a CDS encoding DUF7344 domain-containing protein: MSRVTAVRMNGNSQLLEDLSEDIREMTRNIRRRYVLYCLSERDGPVDLFDLVERVASWESGCEPDQLDRRTVKSVYSSLYQSHLPLLEERNLVSFDQQRKIVSPTDRTERVTIEFRTDSSLFNRQSTATIVGVSIAAASVSLWGGQLFPTAISGIVGITLLAVVLVSSYAAYRSARRSTTSIAPDFTLTVDDPRR; encoded by the coding sequence ATGAGTCGAGTGACCGCCGTACGCATGAACGGGAATAGCCAATTGCTCGAGGACCTTTCCGAAGACATCCGGGAGATGACGAGGAATATCCGACGGCGATACGTCCTGTATTGCCTGTCAGAGCGTGACGGTCCGGTGGACCTCTTCGATCTCGTCGAACGCGTCGCGAGTTGGGAATCCGGGTGCGAACCCGACCAGCTCGACAGACGAACCGTCAAATCTGTCTACAGCTCGCTCTATCAATCGCACCTCCCGTTGCTCGAGGAGCGAAACCTCGTCTCATTCGATCAGCAACGAAAGATCGTCTCGCCGACGGATCGGACGGAACGCGTCACGATCGAATTTCGGACGGACTCATCCCTCTTCAACCGACAGTCGACGGCCACGATCGTCGGGGTCTCTATCGCAGCCGCGTCGGTGAGTCTCTGGGGAGGACAGCTCTTCCCGACCGCGATCAGTGGTATCGTAGGAATAACTCTGCTCGCGGTTGTGCTCGTCTCGAGCTACGCCGCGTATCGATCCGCTCGACGATCGACCACGTCGATTGCGCCGGATTTCACGCTCACCGTCGACGACCCGCGTCGTTAA
- a CDS encoding Eco57I restriction-modification methylase domain-containing protein — translation MPGTPSESEFHRILCTRLRDYVDRERTSVDSVRLEERGERGLGNIVVESEVIESLVINVQRDCVYPLDVDVITQARDDADAAGVEHFATCNSRDFFLFHYTGQREISKIQYYYLDFRDVGLDDSSGNDRLSTIFHAVQSLTTQGELPQQRPRDRIVGPLRSFHDSVWPTFRALARETYDTDPDFAERFDEWVRENDYASLEESEQFSLAAKQYAYLLASQILFYEVVREQTSESRETKSGYPLESLVEGASTADSENRIARQFEEFQAEIDFESVFDDGASLFAAYPHNSKTRPAVRALHGSIEAKNLSTVDEDLVGELYEELIPEHERKSLGQFYTHPDIAEAICNWTLQPQEDGVPRVLDPASGSGTFPVKAYHRMQELAPTATHQEILDNVTAVDINRFPLHLTALNLASRTVHERTSQLHTVNDSFFNVSPRDRRLSRGDGVRDEAKKYDAVVANPPYIRQENLSPDRDHFRSHLTKYGAENSNRYASGRNKLSTRSDAYVYFVSHALQFLRDGGRLGFIVPTKWLTTKYGESFQEFLYDQAKVHAIVGFSDRAFTALVDTVVLFAERCADEVERRETVTDFIRVKERLSPEELSSIAGARRSVPDGKAFGIETNESYRVISLPQARLERQGGRKLGHYLYGPSPFIPIVHSDKMRRLDTYADVAFGNKTGNNEFFLLDEQDVTQWGIDERFLQPAIRSIRALESYRVTDTDQYLLDFGAYVDTVESRQDGLGSTTERAEAVKNELHNDGYASTVRYLEYGEEEGVPDGRTVSQHKPWFNLGDLLVPDVLHPVFYNERVFTVDNAGGYAPTNAIQCVDIIEYDDVLPSVLQSTVYKVLLELWGRHEGGGALQLLTYEVSSVPVPSPELMSESKLERIAEAGEKLVRGVDGAQDELDQVILEFLELGLSVEELQAAHSGLVAQRVQGAATENVLVEEIDEFDESDLPSSIPDYEPDGEMDARVDDF, via the coding sequence ATGCCGGGTACTCCATCCGAATCGGAGTTCCACCGTATTCTCTGTACGCGATTGCGAGACTACGTCGACCGCGAACGAACGTCGGTCGATTCCGTTCGCCTCGAGGAGAGGGGTGAACGGGGACTGGGGAACATCGTCGTCGAATCCGAGGTCATCGAGAGCCTCGTCATCAATGTGCAACGCGATTGCGTCTATCCCCTCGACGTCGACGTAATTACGCAGGCTCGAGACGACGCCGACGCGGCCGGTGTCGAACATTTTGCCACGTGCAACTCTCGTGATTTCTTCCTGTTTCACTACACAGGCCAGCGTGAAATCTCGAAGATTCAGTACTACTATCTCGATTTCCGTGACGTCGGCCTCGACGATTCGTCGGGAAACGACCGTCTCTCGACGATCTTCCACGCGGTTCAGTCCCTCACGACCCAGGGTGAACTTCCCCAGCAGAGACCACGCGACCGAATCGTCGGCCCACTTCGCTCGTTCCACGACTCGGTCTGGCCGACGTTCCGGGCTCTCGCTCGAGAAACGTACGATACCGACCCCGATTTTGCCGAGAGGTTCGACGAGTGGGTCCGAGAGAACGACTACGCGTCACTCGAGGAGTCCGAACAGTTCTCCCTCGCCGCCAAACAGTACGCGTACCTGTTGGCCAGTCAAATCCTATTCTACGAGGTCGTTCGAGAACAGACGTCCGAATCGAGGGAGACGAAGAGCGGATATCCGCTCGAGTCCCTCGTCGAAGGCGCCTCGACAGCCGATAGTGAAAATCGAATAGCGCGGCAGTTCGAAGAGTTCCAGGCGGAAATCGACTTCGAATCGGTGTTCGACGACGGTGCGTCGTTGTTCGCCGCCTACCCACACAACTCGAAAACGCGGCCGGCCGTTCGTGCGCTGCATGGAAGCATCGAGGCGAAGAACCTCTCTACCGTCGACGAAGACCTGGTAGGAGAACTGTACGAGGAACTGATCCCGGAACACGAGCGAAAGTCCCTCGGGCAGTTTTACACCCATCCAGATATCGCCGAAGCGATCTGTAACTGGACGCTGCAACCGCAGGAAGATGGCGTCCCTCGAGTCCTCGACCCGGCGTCCGGAAGCGGTACGTTTCCGGTAAAAGCGTACCACCGAATGCAGGAACTTGCACCCACCGCAACACACCAGGAGATCCTCGACAACGTCACCGCAGTCGACATCAACCGATTCCCGTTACACCTCACGGCGCTCAATCTCGCGTCACGAACCGTCCATGAGCGAACCAGCCAGTTGCACACGGTCAACGACTCCTTTTTCAACGTGTCTCCCAGGGACAGACGGCTGTCGCGGGGAGACGGGGTGAGAGACGAGGCGAAGAAATACGACGCAGTAGTCGCGAACCCGCCGTACATCCGCCAGGAGAACCTGTCTCCCGACAGGGACCACTTCCGTTCTCACCTGACGAAGTACGGTGCGGAGAACTCGAATCGATACGCGAGCGGGCGGAACAAATTATCCACCAGGTCCGACGCGTACGTCTACTTCGTCTCCCACGCGTTGCAGTTCCTCCGAGACGGGGGGCGCCTCGGATTCATCGTCCCCACGAAGTGGCTGACGACGAAATACGGCGAGTCGTTTCAGGAGTTCCTGTACGATCAGGCGAAAGTCCACGCCATCGTCGGGTTCTCCGACAGAGCGTTCACCGCACTCGTCGATACGGTGGTGTTGTTCGCCGAACGATGTGCCGACGAAGTGGAACGTCGAGAGACGGTTACGGACTTCATCAGGGTGAAAGAGCGGTTGTCACCGGAGGAACTTTCGTCGATTGCGGGCGCTCGGCGGTCGGTCCCCGACGGGAAGGCGTTTGGAATCGAGACGAACGAATCGTACCGAGTCATCAGTCTCCCGCAGGCCCGCCTGGAGAGACAGGGCGGTCGAAAGCTCGGCCACTACCTGTACGGTCCGAGCCCGTTTATTCCGATCGTACACAGTGACAAGATGCGTCGGCTGGATACGTATGCAGACGTGGCGTTCGGCAACAAGACGGGCAACAACGAATTTTTCTTGCTCGACGAGCAGGACGTCACACAGTGGGGTATCGACGAACGGTTCTTACAGCCAGCGATTCGTTCCATTCGAGCTCTGGAGTCGTATCGCGTGACGGATACGGATCAGTACCTTCTCGATTTCGGAGCGTACGTCGATACTGTCGAGTCACGCCAGGACGGACTGGGCTCGACGACCGAGCGAGCAGAAGCGGTAAAGAACGAGTTGCACAACGACGGGTACGCGTCGACGGTTAGATACCTTGAGTACGGGGAAGAAGAGGGCGTCCCCGATGGACGAACCGTGTCTCAGCACAAACCCTGGTTCAACCTGGGAGACCTGCTCGTCCCGGACGTCTTACATCCGGTGTTCTACAACGAACGGGTGTTCACGGTCGACAACGCCGGTGGGTACGCACCGACGAACGCGATCCAGTGTGTCGATATAATCGAGTACGACGACGTGCTCCCCTCCGTTCTCCAATCGACGGTGTACAAGGTACTGCTCGAACTGTGGGGCCGACACGAGGGCGGAGGGGCGCTTCAGTTGCTCACGTACGAAGTTTCGTCGGTTCCGGTTCCGAGTCCGGAATTGATGTCCGAGTCGAAACTGGAGCGGATTGCGGAAGCGGGGGAGAAGCTGGTGCGTGGTGTCGACGGTGCACAGGACGAACTCGATCAGGTGATCCTCGAGTTTCTGGAGCTTGGACTATCCGTCGAGGAACTGCAGGCTGCCCACAGCGGATTGGTGGCACAACGAGTACAAGGGGCGGCAACGGAGAACGTCCTGGTCGAAGAAATCGACGAGTTCGACGAATCCGATCTGCCCTCCTCGATACCCGACTACGAACCAGACGGCGAAATGGATGCGAGAGTGGACGATTTTTGA
- a CDS encoding rhomboid family intramembrane serine protease encodes MASDSASPILETLGLFAIVFVLQGIAAMFSLGLMAGLFVLAPPLESNPWTIVTSVYAHGGVGHLVSNSIGLIVFGWPIARATTRLRFHTFFVVTGALAGISQILVTGAVASFVGGSTAGVLGASGAVFALMGYLIAGNRISDSVAAHVEVPLWATLLAFVVLSAIITVATGAPGVALVAHFTGFLVGLVAGRLGVLEVSRAVRSGRATA; translated from the coding sequence ATGGCGTCTGACTCCGCGAGCCCGATCCTCGAGACGCTCGGCCTGTTCGCGATCGTGTTCGTCTTGCAGGGGATCGCAGCGATGTTCAGCCTCGGCCTGATGGCCGGCCTCTTCGTCCTCGCGCCACCGCTCGAGTCCAACCCATGGACGATTGTCACGAGTGTCTACGCTCACGGCGGCGTGGGTCACCTCGTCTCGAATAGCATCGGGCTGATCGTCTTCGGTTGGCCGATCGCTCGTGCGACGACCCGGCTTCGCTTTCACACGTTCTTCGTGGTGACCGGCGCCCTCGCCGGTATCTCACAGATCCTCGTGACGGGGGCAGTCGCCTCGTTCGTCGGTGGCTCGACGGCAGGCGTCCTCGGGGCCAGCGGCGCCGTCTTCGCGCTGATGGGGTACTTGATCGCCGGTAACCGCATCTCCGACAGCGTGGCCGCCCACGTCGAGGTTCCGCTCTGGGCGACGCTGCTGGCGTTCGTCGTCCTCTCGGCCATCATCACGGTCGCCACCGGCGCGCCAGGCGTCGCGCTGGTCGCCCACTTCACCGGCTTTTTGGTGGGGCTCGTAGCCGGTCGCCTGGGCGTCCTAGAGGTCTCGCGGGCCGTTCGAAGCGGGCGGGCGACAGCGTGA
- the rpsJ gene encoding 30S ribosomal protein S10 translates to MQQARVRLAGTNPNDLDNICADVREIANNTGVNLSGPIPLPTKTLEVPTRKSPDGEGTATWEHWEMRVHKRLIDLDADERALRQLMRIQVPNDVSIEIVLED, encoded by the coding sequence ATGCAGCAAGCACGCGTTCGACTCGCGGGCACCAACCCGAACGATCTGGACAACATCTGTGCAGACGTCCGCGAGATTGCGAACAACACCGGCGTCAACCTCAGCGGGCCGATCCCGCTGCCAACGAAGACGCTCGAGGTGCCAACGCGAAAGTCGCCTGACGGCGAAGGCACCGCTACGTGGGAGCACTGGGAGATGCGCGTCCACAAGCGCCTGATCGATCTGGACGCCGACGAACGCGCACTCCGACAGCTCATGCGCATCCAGGTGCCGAACGACGTCTCGATCGAGATCGTCCTCGAGGACTGA
- the tuf gene encoding translation elongation factor EF-1 subunit alpha codes for MSDKPHQNLAIIGHVDHGKSTLVGRLLFETGSVPEHVIEQHRQEAEEKGKGGFEFAYVMDNLAEERERGVTIDIAHQEFDTEKYYFTIVDCPGHRDFVKNMITGASQADNAVLVVAADDGVAPQTQEHVFLARTLGINELIIGINKMDVVDYSEDSYKEVVDEVNKLLNQVQFQVSDDSFIPISAFEGDNIAESSDNTPWYDGRTLLESLNDLPEADEASDAPLRLPIQDVYTISGIGTVPVGRLETGTMNVGDNVSFQPSDVGGEVKTIEMHHEEVPQAGPGDNVGFNVRGIGKDDIRRGDVCGPADDPPTVAETFQAQIIVMQHPSVITAGYTPVFHAHTSQVACTIESIDKKMDPSSGEVSEENPDFIQSGDAAVVTIRPQKPLSIEPASEIPELGSFAIRDMGQTIAAGKVLSVDEK; via the coding sequence ATGAGCGACAAACCGCACCAGAACCTGGCCATCATCGGCCACGTCGACCACGGAAAGAGTACGCTGGTCGGACGCCTCCTGTTCGAGACAGGAAGCGTACCCGAGCACGTCATCGAGCAGCACCGACAGGAAGCCGAAGAGAAGGGCAAGGGCGGCTTCGAGTTCGCCTACGTCATGGACAACCTCGCCGAGGAGCGAGAGCGCGGTGTCACCATCGACATCGCCCACCAGGAGTTCGACACGGAGAAGTACTACTTCACCATCGTCGACTGTCCTGGTCACCGTGACTTCGTCAAGAACATGATCACGGGCGCCTCCCAGGCCGACAACGCCGTCCTCGTCGTCGCCGCCGACGACGGTGTCGCGCCCCAGACCCAGGAGCACGTCTTCCTGGCCCGTACGCTCGGTATCAACGAGCTCATCATCGGCATCAACAAGATGGACGTCGTCGACTACTCCGAAGACTCCTACAAGGAAGTCGTCGACGAGGTCAACAAGCTCCTCAACCAGGTCCAGTTCCAGGTCTCGGACGACTCGTTCATCCCGATCTCGGCCTTCGAGGGCGACAACATCGCGGAGTCCTCCGACAACACGCCCTGGTACGACGGCCGTACCCTCCTCGAGTCTCTCAACGACCTGCCCGAGGCTGACGAGGCATCGGACGCACCGCTGCGTCTCCCCATCCAGGACGTCTACACCATCTCCGGTATCGGGACCGTCCCCGTTGGACGCCTCGAGACCGGGACGATGAACGTCGGCGACAACGTCTCCTTCCAGCCCAGCGACGTGGGCGGCGAAGTGAAGACGATCGAAATGCACCACGAAGAAGTGCCTCAGGCCGGCCCCGGCGACAACGTCGGATTCAACGTCCGCGGCATCGGCAAGGACGACATCCGCCGCGGTGACGTCTGTGGCCCCGCCGACGACCCGCCGACGGTCGCTGAGACCTTCCAGGCCCAGATCATCGTCATGCAGCACCCCAGCGTGATCACCGCGGGATACACCCCGGTCTTCCACGCTCACACCAGCCAGGTCGCCTGCACGATCGAGTCCATCGACAAGAAGATGGACCCCTCGAGCGGCGAGGTGTCCGAGGAGAACCCCGACTTCATCCAGTCGGGCGACGCCGCGGTCGTCACGATCCGACCGCAGAAGCCCCTCAGCATCGAGCCAGCAAGCGAGATCCCCGAACTCGGGAGCTTCGCCATCCGCGACATGGGTCAGACCATCGCCGCCGGCAAGGTCCTGAGCGTCGACGAGAAATAA
- a CDS encoding homoserine dehydrogenase → MRLAILGAGAVGGSVAELAGEYGHEVVALANSSQAAVADEDEEIDVESALERAASDEALGSSDPDRVFETDYDVLVEATPTTLGEAEPGFSHVERTLADDKHVVLANKGPVAERYEDVRALERESAGSVRFEAAVGGAIPVLSTIEDCTPQAVTAVRGVLNGTANFILTRMAAEGLEYEHVLAEAQDLGVAEADPTFDVDGTDAALKCVILANVLADGGFSLEDADVTGIQDVPPSALELAAEDGRTIRLVGEATREGVRVGPRLVPENGAMAVSGTRNIVQIQTRHAGDLYSSGRGAGGPETATAVLSDVGRL, encoded by the coding sequence ATGCGCCTCGCGATTCTCGGCGCGGGGGCCGTCGGCGGTTCGGTCGCGGAACTCGCCGGCGAGTACGGACACGAAGTCGTCGCCCTGGCGAACTCGAGTCAGGCCGCCGTCGCCGACGAGGACGAGGAAATCGACGTCGAGTCGGCGCTCGAACGAGCGGCGAGCGACGAGGCCCTCGGCTCGAGCGATCCGGATCGAGTCTTCGAGACCGATTACGACGTCCTGGTCGAGGCGACCCCGACAACCCTCGGCGAGGCCGAACCCGGCTTCTCCCACGTCGAGCGCACGCTGGCCGACGACAAACACGTCGTGCTCGCGAACAAGGGCCCGGTTGCCGAGCGCTACGAGGACGTTCGTGCGCTCGAGCGCGAGAGCGCGGGGTCGGTCCGGTTCGAGGCCGCCGTCGGCGGCGCGATTCCGGTGCTCTCGACCATCGAGGACTGCACGCCCCAGGCCGTTACCGCTGTTCGCGGCGTCCTCAACGGGACGGCGAACTTCATCCTGACGCGAATGGCCGCGGAGGGCCTCGAGTACGAGCACGTCCTCGCTGAGGCCCAGGACCTCGGTGTCGCGGAGGCAGACCCGACGTTCGACGTCGACGGCACCGACGCCGCGCTCAAGTGCGTCATCCTGGCCAACGTCCTCGCTGACGGCGGGTTCTCCCTCGAGGACGCCGACGTGACCGGCATCCAGGACGTTCCGCCGAGCGCGCTCGAACTTGCGGCCGAGGACGGCCGAACGATTCGCCTGGTCGGGGAGGCGACCCGGGAGGGGGTGCGCGTCGGCCCGCGACTCGTCCCAGAAAACGGCGCGATGGCCGTCTCCGGCACGCGAAACATCGTCCAGATTCAGACGCGCCACGCGGGCGACCTCTACTCGAGCGGCCGCGGCGCAGGCGGCCCGGAGACGGCGACTGCGGTGCTCTCGGACGTGGGCCGACTCTGA
- a CDS encoding amino acid-binding protein has protein sequence MSDEYASGSSTTGTAADSGADGDTDAAADGEDNSPETDGGRQAYTVRLELVDEPGELLRALAPISEHGGNLLSIHHERGNITPRGHIPVEVDLECVPARFDDVVDGLREAGINVIQAGPERYGEELTVVLVGHLVETDLSDSLSRIEGEAHAGVLDLSLNAPDGTDAISSARLRLAVDTGRRETVLEALRSLADEKGLSLIEPLSGGEI, from the coding sequence ATGAGTGACGAGTACGCTTCCGGGTCGTCGACAACAGGGACTGCGGCCGACTCCGGGGCCGACGGCGACACCGACGCTGCGGCCGACGGTGAAGACAACTCGCCCGAGACCGACGGCGGCCGACAGGCCTACACCGTCCGCCTCGAGCTGGTCGACGAACCAGGCGAACTCCTCCGGGCACTGGCGCCGATCAGCGAGCACGGCGGCAACCTCCTGAGCATCCACCACGAACGCGGAAACATCACGCCGCGGGGTCACATCCCCGTCGAGGTCGACCTCGAGTGCGTCCCGGCCCGGTTTGACGACGTCGTCGACGGGTTGCGCGAGGCCGGCATCAACGTCATCCAGGCCGGACCCGAGCGCTACGGTGAAGAACTGACCGTGGTGCTCGTCGGCCACCTCGTCGAGACCGACCTCTCGGATTCGCTCTCGCGGATCGAAGGCGAAGCCCACGCCGGCGTCCTCGACCTCTCGCTGAACGCTCCCGACGGGACCGACGCGATCTCGAGCGCGCGACTTCGCCTTGCCGTGGACACGGGTCGACGCGAGACCGTCCTGGAGGCTCTTCGGTCACTCGCCGACGAGAAGGGGCTCAGCCTGATCGAGCCGCTGTCGGGAGGTGAGATCTGA
- a CDS encoding NifU family protein yields the protein MTDADDEPLKARVEQWLTREMPIIKMHGGTSAVREADPETGEVIIELGGGCTGCEVADITTSNIEAELLTWPEISDITVRVPDPRESLGGPDQAESIMGIDRTEGGRGDWGSSNPGKDHF from the coding sequence ATGACCGACGCCGACGACGAGCCACTGAAAGCGCGCGTCGAGCAGTGGCTCACCCGCGAGATGCCGATCATCAAGATGCACGGCGGGACGAGCGCCGTCCGCGAGGCCGATCCGGAGACCGGCGAGGTGATCATCGAACTCGGCGGCGGCTGTACCGGCTGTGAGGTCGCGGACATCACGACCAGCAACATCGAGGCCGAATTGTTGACCTGGCCCGAAATCTCCGACATCACCGTCCGGGTTCCCGACCCGCGCGAGAGTCTCGGCGGACCCGACCAGGCCGAGTCGATCATGGGCATCGACCGAACCGAGGGCGGACGCGGCGACTGGGGGTCCTCGAACCCGGGGAAGGACCACTTTTGA
- a CDS encoding LVIVD repeat-containing protein: MQRRALLRSVAGACGVGIGLGPGVSSGSAVAASTAQESYEPLGSVPVDGACEVVVGDDRDTAYLATVNGFATVDVSDPADPQVLADRRFLLEDVENEDRSFTEILDVEVSGDRLIVPGPANPGGTDVFHGFLQYDVNDPANPMLIGDPVETGYHLHNCFFEGDRLYLPRNEVGQNRRPNAVEIYDLSEDDPELLGEWSLLDHEPRWDDVTNHFLWYLHDVTVHDDIAVLPFWNAGTYLVDVSDPSDPTYVSHVSDTSLEEQLEISDAEMMDYYTGLPGNDHYGALDDTGSILAVGREAWVTDAPEADRHGGIDLYDVSDSENPVHAATIDAPETPNGAYEAGQWTTSHNFELHDGHLYSSWYRGGVKLYDLSTLEDPEEIAAWRDPSVAAFWTARVLEPSATFVASSTSILPNAGTEGALYVFASEAGEQVDPPSFEGDTGDPSEDADGNETGTGNDGNETDTGNDENESDPGDNETADADAGAEESESDSTPGFTATGAAGVVGGTLALEAWRRRR, from the coding sequence ATGCAACGACGAGCCCTCCTTCGATCGGTCGCTGGCGCCTGTGGTGTCGGCATCGGCCTCGGCCCTGGCGTCTCGAGCGGATCCGCCGTCGCCGCCTCGACAGCACAGGAATCCTACGAACCCCTGGGATCGGTCCCCGTAGACGGAGCGTGCGAAGTCGTCGTCGGAGACGACCGCGACACGGCCTACCTCGCGACCGTCAACGGCTTTGCGACCGTCGACGTGAGCGATCCGGCCGATCCGCAGGTGCTGGCCGACCGCCGATTCCTTCTCGAGGACGTCGAGAACGAAGACCGCTCGTTCACCGAAATCCTCGACGTCGAGGTCAGCGGCGACCGCCTGATCGTCCCCGGGCCGGCAAATCCCGGCGGGACCGACGTATTCCACGGCTTTCTCCAGTACGACGTGAACGACCCCGCGAATCCGATGCTGATCGGCGATCCCGTCGAGACGGGGTATCACCTCCACAACTGCTTTTTCGAGGGAGACCGTCTCTACCTTCCCCGCAACGAGGTAGGGCAGAATCGGCGGCCAAACGCGGTCGAAATCTACGACCTGAGCGAGGACGACCCCGAGTTGCTCGGTGAGTGGTCGTTGCTCGATCACGAGCCGCGATGGGACGACGTCACCAACCACTTCCTCTGGTACCTTCACGACGTAACCGTCCACGACGATATTGCCGTCCTCCCCTTCTGGAACGCCGGTACCTACCTCGTCGACGTGAGCGATCCGAGCGACCCGACGTACGTTTCACACGTATCGGACACGTCGCTCGAGGAGCAACTCGAGATCAGCGACGCCGAGATGATGGACTACTACACCGGACTCCCCGGCAACGACCACTACGGCGCGCTCGACGACACCGGGTCGATCCTCGCGGTGGGCCGAGAGGCCTGGGTGACCGACGCACCCGAGGCCGACCGACACGGCGGCATCGACCTCTACGACGTCAGCGACAGCGAAAATCCCGTCCACGCAGCGACCATCGACGCGCCGGAGACGCCCAACGGCGCCTACGAGGCCGGCCAGTGGACGACCTCGCACAACTTCGAACTTCACGACGGCCACCTCTACTCCTCGTGGTACCGTGGTGGCGTGAAGCTCTACGACCTCTCGACGCTCGAGGACCCCGAGGAGATCGCCGCCTGGCGAGACCCGTCCGTTGCCGCCTTCTGGACGGCACGGGTGCTCGAGCCGTCGGCGACGTTCGTCGCCAGCAGTACGTCGATTCTCCCTAACGCCGGAACCGAGGGCGCGCTGTACGTCTTCGCGAGCGAGGCCGGCGAACAGGTCGATCCGCCGTCGTTCGAGGGCGACACGGGAGATCCCAGTGAAGATGCCGACGGAAATGAAACCGGCACCGGCAACGACGGAAATGAAACTGACACGGGCAACGACGAAAACGAAAGCGATCCCGGTGACAACGAGACGGCCGACGCAGACGCCGGAGCCGAGGAATCCGAATCGGATTCGACCCCCGGATTCACCGCCACGGGCGCAGCGGGGGTCGTCGGCGGGACGCTCGCGCTCGAGGCCTGGCGTCGTCGCCGGTAA
- a CDS encoding ROK family protein: MVYYAGVDLGATNVRAVVGDGEGRTVGSSKNGTPRGPTGIDVTEKVLATLREACADAGVEPARVEAVGIGSIGPFDLAEGAVIDPANFPDTVDRIPLTGPISVLVDSGEVYLHNDTNAGVIGERFHSDRNPDDMVYVTISSGIGAGVCCDGQIIAGWDGNAGEVGHCVVDPRGRLTCGCGKEGHWEGYCSGNNIPEYARLLAEDDPTIDTSLPLEDPDFTAKDVFDLAGQDELADHTIEQVAHWNVIGITNIVHSYAPLVVSLGGAVVLHNEDLVVDPIRERVPEMVMSNVPEITVTEHGDDVVLEGALASAMTEGTGDRRRLRG, translated from the coding sequence ATGGTCTACTACGCGGGCGTCGACCTCGGCGCGACCAACGTTCGTGCGGTCGTCGGCGACGGTGAGGGCCGAACCGTCGGCTCGAGCAAGAACGGAACGCCTCGAGGCCCGACCGGGATCGACGTGACCGAGAAGGTGCTCGCGACGTTGCGGGAAGCCTGCGCGGACGCCGGGGTCGAACCAGCGCGGGTCGAGGCCGTCGGCATCGGCTCGATCGGCCCGTTCGACCTCGCCGAAGGGGCAGTGATCGACCCCGCGAACTTTCCGGACACGGTCGATCGAATCCCACTAACGGGCCCGATTTCGGTGCTCGTCGACTCCGGAGAGGTCTACCTCCACAACGACACTAACGCGGGCGTCATCGGCGAACGATTCCACTCCGACCGGAACCCCGACGACATGGTGTACGTCACCATCTCCTCGGGAATTGGCGCGGGGGTGTGCTGTGACGGGCAGATCATCGCCGGCTGGGACGGCAACGCCGGCGAGGTCGGCCACTGCGTCGTCGACCCGCGCGGACGACTGACCTGTGGCTGTGGCAAGGAGGGCCACTGGGAGGGCTACTGCTCCGGGAACAACATCCCCGAGTACGCCCGTCTGCTGGCCGAGGACGATCCGACGATCGACACCAGCCTGCCCCTCGAGGACCCCGACTTCACGGCCAAGGACGTCTTCGACCTGGCGGGCCAGGACGAATTGGCCGACCACACGATCGAACAGGTCGCCCACTGGAACGTCATCGGCATCACGAACATCGTTCACTCCTATGCGCCGCTGGTCGTCTCCCTCGGCGGCGCCGTCGTCTTGCACAACGAGGACCTCGTGGTTGACCCCATTCGCGAACGAGTCCCCGAAATGGTGATGTCGAACGTTCCCGAGATTACTGTCACCGAACACGGTGATGACGTCGTCCTCGAGGGGGCGTTGGCGAGCGCGATGACCGAGGGGACCGGTGATCGGCGTCGACTGCGCGGGTAG